Below is a genomic region from Miniphocaeibacter halophilus.
CTTTAAATATAATTTCACGAATGAAGGTGGTGCTTATGATACTATAAGATTTTTGAAAAACATCACTGGATTATGGATAATTCAAGAATTGTATAGAAAATGGAATCCATTATTCGGATTGGGATATTTAGAAATAAGCAATTTAGCTAGAGAATCTGTCATAGATATAGCTATAGATACCGATGATGATCGCTTTAAAAAACCTATAGATATGGAAGAAGCAATAATATCCTATTGTAATGAAAAATATGGAGAAAATTTAAAAGAAAAAAAGGATATTGTGAGAGTAGCTTACAATGGAATAGTTAATAAATACAAGAAAGCGATTGGTGAGCTTGAAGAGTTACTAGGTTATAAAATAGAAGTTTTAAATATGATTGGTGGTGGGATACGGGATGAACTGCTTTGTGAGTTAACATCTAAACACATCAATAAAAAATTAATAGCAGGTCCTATAGAAGCTTCTGTTATAGGAAATTTAATAGTTCAACTCATATCGCTATATAAAATTGACAATATTGATATTGCAAGAGAAATAATAAGAAATTCAATTAGTGTAAAAGTATATAAAAACGGAGAAATATTAAATGAAAGAACAAGAAATTAAAAAATTTATATGTGAAATAGGCAAAAGGGTGTGGGAAAGAAATATGGTCGCCGCCAATGATGGGAATTTTTCTGTAAAATTAGAAAATGGTGATATTCTGTGTACTCCAACTGGTGTTAGTAAGGGCTTTATGACACCGGATATGATTTGTAAGATTAATTCTTCAGGAGAGTTGTTGGAAAGTGATAAAATTCATAAACCTTCTTCTGAAATAAAAATGCATTTACGTGTATATAAAAGAAGGAGTGACGTTAAAGCAGTTGTACATGCACATCCGATGTATGCTACTAGCCATGCTATTTCAGGTGTTCCTTTAAATAAACAAATCATACCTGAATCAACAATTCTATTAGGAGAGGTTCCATTGGCAAAATACGGTTTACCTTCTACTAATGAAATACCTAATTCGATAGAACCATTCTTAGATGATTATGATGCTGTTTTATTAGAAAATCATGGTGCATTAACATGGGGTACAAGTTTAAATGATGCTTATTTTAAACTTGAAGGGCTGGAATTCTATGCGCAATTAAACTTTGTCTCCTCTATACTAGGGAATGGCGAAGTAAATGAATTGTCTAATTATGAAGTGAATAGATTAATGGAAATTAGAACACAGATGAATATACTTGGAAGACACCCTTTTATAAAAAACAAATAACTATATTAGAAATGTTTTTAACAAAATATTTCTAAAGCTTCTCAAATCACGATAAAAAACATAATCAGTAAGTCTTCCTCGTTTACTAAGAAGATTTACTGATTATGTTTTTTGTTTATTACATAACGGATATTTATAATTTTCTTTTTTTAAAATTTTAAAATCTTCAGATTAATCAAATTTGAAATTCAAAGATAGATTGTTAGAATATTTATTGTTAATTAATAAAAATGGCATTTTGAACTTTAAATCAATTATTCACATACTTTTTTATAGTATTGATTTTTCCTTTAAAAAACCGCATCACTTATGATACGGTTCTCCGTATCGGTTTGATATGCGATTTTTTAGTAATAAATCAAACTTGAGATTTAACTCTAAGGTTTGTAGCTGATTGAAAACATATAATGATAATGAAGTTAAAATAATATCTGATATTATATTGTGTAAAATAAATATAGAATATATAATAAAGACATTGAAATTTTAAGGAACTTATAGGTATGTGATAAAATATAAAATAAATACTTATTTAATTTTGATTAAACAAATTGAAAGATATTATAGAGTATAGAAATCATTTTAAGAAGAGGATTGAAAAAATAATGGATCGATATGAGATTATAAATAGAATTGGAGCAGAATTTTTAAAAAGTAATATAGAAAATGGGGAGTTTAGTTATGCTAAGGCTTTAAAAAATATTGGGAAAAATCACATTGATTATATGTCTGATGACGCAAAAAGAAAATATAAAGATATTGATTTAAGGTTTGTTGAAGGCAATTTAACAATATTGGTAGAAACAAAACAACATATAACAAATGGAAATTTATTAGGAGATATGGAACAATTGCAACATTATGTTTATTTTGAGAAAGAACTAACAGGTAATAAAGTAATTGCAATTTTAGCTGCTACCCAAACAAATGAAATAATGGTTTGGCAAGATGGTTCTGATATTATCGATGATGTTCATTATGATAGGTCTCAAAGAGTTATCAAGTCAATGGAAGAGTATAAGAACATACATTTTGGCACAAGGAATGATAAAATTTCTCTGGTAGAAAATACCAATGAACTAAATGAACTTTTACACCAATATGGAATTAATGAAGGAATCCGAAGTCAATTTGTTGGAACCTGTTTGCTAGCTCTAAAGTATGATTTAGCATATGATTATCCTAGGGTAACTAGTGGGCAAATTAGAGAGGGAATACAAGAAATTTTAGAGGATTTATTAGATGGTGATCTAAATAAAGCAAGAAAACTTGTGATTTTAAAAGATAATGTTATAGATTCCCAAGATGTGAGAGATTTAAAAGTGGATGAATTTCAGCATATTTTAAGAGATATTGAAAATAAAATTATACCTTACATTAATGAGAAAAGCACCATGGGTCAGGACTTATTAAATTTATTCTTCACTACTTTTAATAAGTATGTTGGTAAGGCAGATAAAAATCAAGCCTTCACTCCAGATCATATTGTTCATTTCATGTGCAATGTGATTGGCATAAACAGACATTCCATTGTACTTGATCCATGCTGTGGTAGTGGAGCTTTTTTAGTTAGAGCTATGACAGAGGCAATGGATGATTGCGATACTGATGAAGAAAGAGAGAATATAAAGAAGAATCAGATTTTTGGAATTGAATTTGAAGAGAAAGCATATGGTTTATCAACAACAAATATGCTCATACATGGGGATGGTAATTCAAATGTATTGCAAGGTAGTTGTTTTGATTTATTAGATGATGTGGTTGAAAAAACAAAAATAAATACTATATTAATGAATCCACCATATAATGCTCAAAGAAAACATAGCAATCCTAAATATGTAGAAACATGGAAAACGACCACTAAACAAGATCCTTCAAAAGGATTTCATTTTGTATATGAAGCTGCAAAAAAAATAAAGACTGGGAAATTAGCAGTTTTGTTACCAACGCAATGTGCTATAGGAAATTCTGGAGATGTTAAACTTTTTAAAAGAAAAATGTTAGAAGAACATACTTTGGATGCCGTTTTTTCATTGCCGATTGATATCTTTCATCCTGGAGCGAGTGCATCTGCTTGCTGCATGATTTTTAATCTGGGAATGAGACATGAAAATTCACCTATTAAGGAAACTTTTTTTGGTTATTTTAAAGATGATGGGTATGAAAAAAGAAAGAATTTGGGACGAATGGAAAGAGAAGATGGTTTATGGCGGAAAATTGAAGAAGAATGGCTAACATTATATTTTAATAGAGAAAGTAAAGCTGGAATGTCAGTTACTAAAAAAGTTAAAGCAAATGATGAATGGTTAGCTGAAGCATATATGCAGACTGACTATGATAAACTAAGTTACAATGATTTTCAAAAAAATATAAATAATTATCTTTCATATTTAGTTAAAATAGGTGAGATTTATGAAGAATAAAACTATTAAAGTAGGTAAATTTTGGGCACCAATATTGCTGAACGATTATTTTGATATAAAAGCAGGAAAGTATTATTATCCTCATGAATATGGACATGGAGATACACCATATATTTCAGCAACTGTAGCTAATAATGGAGTGTCTGAATATATAGACTTAGATCCAGATTTCAAGGGTAATTGCATAACTACTGAAAAAATTTCTTGCCAAGCATTTTATCAAAAGTATGATTTCTGTGCAACAAGTGATATTAATGTTTTTATTCCTAAATTTGAAAATTTCAATGAATACATTGGTATTTTTATTGCTACCCTAATTAATTATGACCAAAATTATAGATGGAATTATGGTAGACAATGTCGTGTCGGTGATAGCAAAAAGATAAATGTCATGATGCCTATTACGAGTAATGGAAATCCAAACTGGCAGTTTATGGAAAACTATATTAAGACGTTAAATTACAAAAGAATAACTACTAAAAATAAATATGACTTTGATAAAATTTACAGTAAAAAATATAAAAAATTTAAGTTAAAAGATTTATTTAGTAATATATATAAAGGTTATCCACATGTAAAAGTGGGTTTAGTAAAAAAAATGTTGAATAGTAAAAATGCAATACCATTAGTTACAAGGACAGCTGAAAATAATGGTGTTGACTGTTATGTCAGCATTGATCAAGCAGAGAAAATAGAGAGTGGTAATGCAATAACTATTGGAGATACAACAGCAACATTATTTTATCAGCCAAAACAATTTATAACAGGAGACCATATGGTGGTGTGTAGAGCTGATTGGTTAAATCAGTTTACAGGAATTTATATAAAAACTCTAATTGATTTAGAGAAATACAGATATAGTTATGGAAGGGCATTTAAACTAAAATTAATAAAAAACACAGAAGTAATTTTACCCGTGGATGATAAAGGTGCCCCTGATTGGATTTTTATTGAGAGCTATATTAAATCCATTCCCTATGGAGATAGAATTTAAATAAGAAATCAACAAGAAATTGAAATATTTTCGCAATTGTTTGTTAAAAGACCAAAAGGTAAAAAAATAAAAAGTCTATTTTTCATATCAATATAATTGATTGCTAAATAGACTTTTAATTAAAACTTTATTTTTTATCTCCATCATTATTGATTTAAGCCTCATCTTGGTTGCTAACTTTTTTATCAAACTTCCATATTTTTTTCAAGAATTGTATTTGTTCGGAAGTAGTCATATAATCAAGATTATCTGATTTTCGTCTTAAATTTTCCTTAATGGTTAAATATATCGTTCTAATAACAAAATATAAAACACCAACTATTATTATTAATCCTAAAATTGTCCCTATACCAGCTAAAGCAAACCCAAATATTCCACCTATTATTAAAGAGATAATATAGCCAAAAAACTGTGCTATTAAAAATTCTCTAAAAATTGAGCTTCCTAAATTTCCAAAATAATATACTCGAAATATTTTATGGTATAGTATAAACAATATAATCCCTAATATAAATCCTAACATTTTTTCCTCCTAATTATTTAATGTTTTTTAAAAGTTTTCTTCTGTATTCACTATTACTAAATTTATTTGAATATGGAATATAGAATTTTTCACCGATTAGCCTTACCTCTTCTATATAGTCGATTCTAAAGATTTGTAATTCTTCCTTATCCTCTACAATAGTATAGGCAATTAAATAAAAATGGTAATTTCTAAATAGTATTGAAACAGGCTTCACAATATTATATATATTATTTTCAAATAATTTATATTTAAATGAAATAATTTCTCTGTTTGTGATATATTCTGTTAATTTCCATATTGATTGCAGCATTTTTCCATTGGATATAAAAGAGATATATTTGTCAAAATCATCGCTTATAATATTTTCTATGTGTTTTTTATTATAATAAGTGATATGTTTTTTTAATTTATTTATTAAAGAAGTAATTTCATTTTTTGCCAAAGAATGACTACCTAAAAGAATCAAGGATATAATTAGAACCTCTTCCTTTGTTAACCAGTCAATTTCAGATCTTTTTAAGTAGTATCCATTTAATTTTCTGTCATATTTAATAATTGTTTCTATTTCAAAAGGATATATTTCCCTTAGATAAATCCTAAGTTCATTAAAATCTCTTTGTATAGTTTTTAAAGAAACGTTGAATTCTTTAGATAAAGAATCCTTATTTAAAACCTCACCTTTATTCATTCTTTCGTATATAAGTAGTAATCTAAAACCCTTATTACCTTTTAAATTTATAGATTTTCTCAATAATGCAAACCTCCAAGCTACATTAAAATAATAATAACTTTTAACATGGACACATAATGGGCTTCTTATCGTTTAAAATACTTCTTTATAAAAATAAAAAGAGATAGATTTTTAAATAAGGTGACCCCAAAAAGTTGGACTTTTTCCAGAGCAGATTTTTTGCTCTGGTTTTTTATATTATACTGTAGCTAATTTTATTTAATTATTTTGAAAGACTTATGTCAAGAACAAAAGCGAAGCGACTCTTGACCTATGGCTTTCAAAATAATACCATAGCTATGCTACAGATAATTGTTTTCTATATTCTACTGGACTCAACCATCCAAATCTTTCTTTTATCCTTAGTTCATTATAGTATTTTATATATTTTCTTATTGCTGTTTCCAATTCCTTATAACTATAATATATTTTTCCATAATACATTTCTTGCTTCATTATTCCAAAGAAATTTTCTATTGGTGAGTTGTCTAAACAATTACCTTTTCTAGACATACTTTGTATTATTCCATTTCCCCTTAGCTCTTTTACATAGGCTTTCATCTGATACGCCCAACCTTGATCTGAATGAAATGTTCTTCTATATTTACAATCAGACGTTATTTTAATAGTTTCTTTTAAGGAAGCCATTATACTCTCTGCTGATGGTTTTTCAGATATTCCATAACTTAATATTTCCAGGTTACATAAATCCATAAATGGATCAAAATACAACTTTTTAATTTGAAGATTGCCATTTTTATCACGCTCATAGTATTTAAATTCCGTTGTATCTGTTGTGATTTTTTGATGTATTACACTGGTGTTAAATCGTCTATTTAGTTTGTTTTTTGCTATTTTACCAACTTTACCTTTGTATGAACTATATTTTCTACTTTTTCTAGTAAATGACATTACTTGAAGTTTAAGTTTTTGTACAAGTTTTTGTACAAGTCTTTGCACCTTCTTCTTATTTATCTTAAATCCTAATTTTTTAAGTTCACCATAAATTCTTCTATATCCAAAGTTTTCATGGTCTTCTCTTATCTTTAAGATTTCTTCTTCTATTTTTTTATCCGGATTATCTCTATTAAATCTTTTTTGCCAATACATATATGTTGATTTGGGAAATTTAAGCACTGCAAGAATATCTTTTAATTTAAATGATCCTCGGAGATTGTGTATTATTCTTGCGATTTGTTCTTTTTTTGACTTTCCTTTAGACGCAATCTCCTCAATTCTTTTAAATATTCATTCTCTATTTTCAGAGCTAAAACTTGTTGTTCTAGTTCTTTGATTCTGTCAGCATCATTTTTACTTATCTGAGAATTTTTATTGTTTTTATTGTCTTTAGCTTTCATTTTAGAGGGTCTCCCTTGTTGTTTTACGAGACCTTCTTTTCCCAATTTTCTAAACTTTGATACCCACCCTGCTATTAATGATGGATTATTTATTCCGAAATTGGTTGCTAGTTCATGATAAGAGGTCTCTGTAGTTAGGTAAGACTCTATCATATTTAATTTAAAATCTAAAGTATATTTATCATTTTGTCGTTTTCTTAATAACCCTGTTTCTCCAAATTCTTTATATGCTTGTATCCAGGTACATACTGTCGTAAAACTTGGAATATTATATTTTTTAGCTAGATACCGATATCCTCCCAAGCCATCTAAATATTCCTCTACTACTTTTAGTTTAAATTCAAAACTATATTTCGCCATTGAAAAACCGACCTCCTAATCGTTAGATTTTTGGTCTAACTTTTGGGGGTCGGTACATAAATTCCTATCTCTTTTATTAAAAGTTAGTTTATATTTAATTAGTATATTTCTCTAAAACCCAGTTATTTCTAATCTTAGGATTTAGAGGATGATACATTTTTTCTTTCTTTTTATCTGTTAAATAGTAGATATCTGATTTTATATTTTCAAATAGTTTAATAATTTCCAAAGTTCTACTTCTTACAGTTCTATTTGTCTCGGACAAAGTACCCCAAGCAAAGATTATTTTAGAACATAACTTAGCTTGTTCTACTAAAATATTGTCATTTTCATTGAAGGCTTCTTTACTTATATTTTTTATATCATTACTAGGGTATAGATTCGTATATATAATAGAGCCAACTTCATACTTGGCAAGTTCATTAAATATGATCCTAGTAGTCATATCCTCATTTAAGATAGAGCTGTTACTTGGATATAGGGTAATAACCATATATTTATCCTTTTTATCATTCCAAGTTTTGCTAAGCAGATACCTGTATTTGTTATTTTTACTTTTAAATATTTCTGTTTGAATATTAATATTTTCTGTAACAATCATTTTTTATTCTCCTTAATTAAAATATTTAGAATAGCAACAACACATTTTATTAGAGTTTTTAAATTACTATTCATTATAGGAATCTCCAAATTTGTAATAGACTAAATCCCAGTCTTTTAATAGATCCATTAGCATTACTTCGTTTGTTTCGATGGTATTAATATAGTAAAGATAGTATTCTCCATATAAATAGGCATGAGTCATAACCTTAGTTGGCAAAACTATATTTTTTGGAAATAACTCTTCATCTAATTCATTAGACTCAAACTCTATTGATTCACAGGCAATATATTCAATATCTATGTTCATTTTTAAGTATTCTTCTAAAAAATTATGTGCTGTTTTTAAATCGTATTTCATAACTTTACCTCCGAGTATAATTATTAAAACTTATATGCAAAAATTGAATTTAAAAATTGTATTGTCATTATATTAGGGCATTAAAAAAGAAGCATCTTTTTTAGATGCTCCCTTTTTAATATCTAGATAATTTAATAGTTCATCGTTAATTACTATATTTATAGAGTCGATCTCTCTATTTTTGTTAATAGTAATTTCTGAGATCAAAAGATGAATCAGTTTCTTTTGTTGTCTTATATCATTACTTTTTAATAGCAACTCTCCAAAATGCTCAATTATATTTTGTATATATTTATATGAAATTTCTTTAACTTTTCTATTGGATACTATTTTTAGCAATTTAGATTTTTCTTTTTCTAGTTCGAATTTACTAGGTGAATATTTCTCTTTTCGTAGCTTAAATTCTTCATTAGAGATGAAACCATCTTCTAATGCATTAAATAGATTATCTAGTTTGTTGTTAAGATTTTTTATTTTCAAATCCACATTTTCAAGTCTTTCTATTAAAGGTTCCATGTTTGCATTTTGTTCAGAATTTATATTTTCGACAATATCCTTTATTATTTTAGGTTTGTTTATTAGAGATTCTATTTTTTTAAACACACATCTATTAGCTATATCAACTCTTATCCCATTTGAGTTACAAACAGTAGTTCCTTTGTTCTTCCAATTACCACATACATAGTAGTCTGTTTTCTTTTTAGTACCATCCTTTAGTTTATTAATAGTTCTGGACATTACCATACCAGCACCACATACAGGACATTTCAATACACCAGTAAGAGCAAATTTCCCATCATATATTCTAGCAGGTTTTCCTCTTCTATTTTTATTAATGGTTTGTACTTTATCCCACGTGTCTATATCAATGATAGCTTCATGTTTTCCGTCTACTATAATAGGATCTGGATTTATATTCCTACGTCTTTTTTCAGACCAGTTTTGCAAGACGTTGTATCGGATTTTACCGATATATAGAGGATTTAATATAATATCTTTTATGGAATTAACTCCAAACGCATTACCTCTTTTAGTTTTATAGCGTAACCTATTTAACTTGTTACAGATGGCCTTGTATCCTTTGCCATTAGCATATTCCTTAAATATGAGCCTTACTATATTCGCTTCATCTTCATTGATTACAAGTTTGGTTTTCCCTTTAGGATTATTAGGATCAACTGGTACTATATCATATCCTAAAACCCTTCCACCACACCATTCACCGTTTTCAGCTTTGGCTAGCATGCCCATCTTAATGTTCTCAGCTATAGTGTCCCTCTCAAACTCACCAATTGTGGCAATCATATGGAGTAACATTTTTCCAGTAGGAGTATTATTTTCAAAATTTTCAGTTAGTGATTTAAAATAGATGTTAAAATCTTCTAGGATATCTACAATCCTTATAAGATCGGCTAATTTTCTACTAATCCTATTGACTTGCCAAACAACAACCATATCAAACTTTTTATTTTTCGCATCAATTAATAACTTATTTAAGGCTGGTCTATCCTTAATATTTTTACCACTAATACCCCTGTCAGAATAGCATTCATATATTTCGTAGCCATTCTCCTTACACCATTGTATTAATAACCTTTCTTGCTCATCTATGCTGTAACCTTCTTCAGCCTGTTCATTAGTACTTACTCTACAATATATTGCAATTCTTTTATTTAAATTCATTATATCCTCCTTTTAAGCATATACTATGGTCAAAACTATAATATATGCTTATTTTTAACTTATTTACATTTCTTCTGTGTTC
It encodes:
- a CDS encoding helix-turn-helix transcriptional regulator, translated to MRKSINLKGNKGFRLLLIYERMNKGEVLNKDSLSKEFNVSLKTIQRDFNELRIYLREIYPFEIETIIKYDRKLNGYYLKRSEIDWLTKEEVLIISLILLGSHSLAKNEITSLINKLKKHITYYNKKHIENIISDDFDKYISFISNGKMLQSIWKLTEYITNREIISFKYKLFENNIYNIVKPVSILFRNYHFYLIAYTIVEDKEELQIFRIDYIEEVRLIGEKFYIPYSNKFSNSEYRRKLLKNIK
- a CDS encoding class II aldolase/adducin family protein, whose amino-acid sequence is MKEQEIKKFICEIGKRVWERNMVAANDGNFSVKLENGDILCTPTGVSKGFMTPDMICKINSSGELLESDKIHKPSSEIKMHLRVYKRRSDVKAVVHAHPMYATSHAISGVPLNKQIIPESTILLGEVPLAKYGLPSTNEIPNSIEPFLDDYDAVLLENHGALTWGTSLNDAYFKLEGLEFYAQLNFVSSILGNGEVNELSNYEVNRLMEIRTQMNILGRHPFIKNK
- a CDS encoding IS3 family transposase (programmed frameshift) → MAKYSFEFKLKVVEEYLDGLGGYRYLAKKYNIPSFTTVCTWIQAYKEFGETGLLRKRQNDKYTLDFKLNMIESYLTTETSYHELATNFGINNPSLIAGWVSKFRKLGKEGLVKQQGRPSKMKAKDNKNNKNSQISKNDADRIKELEQQVLALKIENEYLKELRRLRLKESQKKNKSQEIHNLRGSFKLKDILAVLKFPKSTYMYWQKRFNRDNPDKKIEEEILKIREDHENFGYRRIYGELKKLGFKINKKKVQRLVQKLVQKLKLQVMSFTRKSRKYSSYKGKVGKIAKNKLNRRFNTSVIHQKITTDTTEFKYYERDKNGNLQIKKLYFDPFMDLCNLEILSYGISEKPSAESIMASLKETIKITSDCKYRRTFHSDQGWAYQMKAYVKELRGNGIIQSMSRKGNCLDNSPIENFFGIMKQEMYYGKIYYSYKELETAIRKYIKYYNELRIKERFGWLSPVEYRKQLSVA
- a CDS encoding DUF1643 domain-containing protein codes for the protein MIVTENINIQTEIFKSKNNKYRYLLSKTWNDKKDKYMVITLYPSNSSILNEDMTTRIIFNELAKYEVGSIIYTNLYPSNDIKNISKEAFNENDNILVEQAKLCSKIIFAWGTLSETNRTVRSRTLEIIKLFENIKSDIYYLTDKKKEKMYHPLNPKIRNNWVLEKYTN
- a CDS encoding restriction endonuclease subunit S, which produces MKNKTIKVGKFWAPILLNDYFDIKAGKYYYPHEYGHGDTPYISATVANNGVSEYIDLDPDFKGNCITTEKISCQAFYQKYDFCATSDINVFIPKFENFNEYIGIFIATLINYDQNYRWNYGRQCRVGDSKKINVMMPITSNGNPNWQFMENYIKTLNYKRITTKNKYDFDKIYSKKYKKFKLKDLFSNIYKGYPHVKVGLVKKMLNSKNAIPLVTRTAENNGVDCYVSIDQAEKIESGNAITIGDTTATLFYQPKQFITGDHMVVCRADWLNQFTGIYIKTLIDLEKYRYSYGRAFKLKLIKNTEVILPVDDKGAPDWIFIESYIKSIPYGDRI
- a CDS encoding HsdM family class I SAM-dependent methyltransferase, which produces MDRYEIINRIGAEFLKSNIENGEFSYAKALKNIGKNHIDYMSDDAKRKYKDIDLRFVEGNLTILVETKQHITNGNLLGDMEQLQHYVYFEKELTGNKVIAILAATQTNEIMVWQDGSDIIDDVHYDRSQRVIKSMEEYKNIHFGTRNDKISLVENTNELNELLHQYGINEGIRSQFVGTCLLALKYDLAYDYPRVTSGQIREGIQEILEDLLDGDLNKARKLVILKDNVIDSQDVRDLKVDEFQHILRDIENKIIPYINEKSTMGQDLLNLFFTTFNKYVGKADKNQAFTPDHIVHFMCNVIGINRHSIVLDPCCGSGAFLVRAMTEAMDDCDTDEERENIKKNQIFGIEFEEKAYGLSTTNMLIHGDGNSNVLQGSCFDLLDDVVEKTKINTILMNPPYNAQRKHSNPKYVETWKTTTKQDPSKGFHFVYEAAKKIKTGKLAVLLPTQCAIGNSGDVKLFKRKMLEEHTLDAVFSLPIDIFHPGASASACCMIFNLGMRHENSPIKETFFGYFKDDGYEKRKNLGRMEREDGLWRKIEEEWLTLYFNRESKAGMSVTKKVKANDEWLAEAYMQTDYDKLSYNDFQKNINNYLSYLVKIGEIYEE
- a CDS encoding recombinase family protein; this encodes MNLNKRIAIYCRVSTNEQAEEGYSIDEQERLLIQWCKENGYEIYECYSDRGISGKNIKDRPALNKLLIDAKNKKFDMVVVWQVNRISRKLADLIRIVDILEDFNIYFKSLTENFENNTPTGKMLLHMIATIGEFERDTIAENIKMGMLAKAENGEWCGGRVLGYDIVPVDPNNPKGKTKLVINEDEANIVRLIFKEYANGKGYKAICNKLNRLRYKTKRGNAFGVNSIKDIILNPLYIGKIRYNVLQNWSEKRRRNINPDPIIVDGKHEAIIDIDTWDKVQTINKNRRGKPARIYDGKFALTGVLKCPVCGAGMVMSRTINKLKDGTKKKTDYYVCGNWKNKGTTVCNSNGIRVDIANRCVFKKIESLINKPKIIKDIVENINSEQNANMEPLIERLENVDLKIKNLNNKLDNLFNALEDGFISNEEFKLRKEKYSPSKFELEKEKSKLLKIVSNRKVKEISYKYIQNIIEHFGELLLKSNDIRQQKKLIHLLISEITINKNREIDSINIVINDELLNYLDIKKGASKKDASFLMP